From the Kogia breviceps isolate mKogBre1 chromosome 15, mKogBre1 haplotype 1, whole genome shotgun sequence genome, one window contains:
- the IMPACT gene encoding protein IMPACT isoform X4 encodes MAEGDAGSDQRQNEEIEAMAAIYGEEWCVIDDCAKIFCIRISDDIDDPKWTLCLQVMLPNEYPGTAPPIYQLNAPWLQGQERADLSNSLEEIYIQNIGESILYLWVEKIRDVLIQKSQMTEPGPDVKKKTEEEDIVCEDDLILACQPENPVKALDFDVSENRTEIEELPPIDHGIPITDRRSTFQAHLAPVVCPKQILNVRNVMVVVSRWYGGILLGPDRFKHINNCARNILVEKNYTSSPEESSKTLGKNKKVRKDKKRSEH; translated from the exons ATGGCTGAGGGGGACGCAGGGAGCGACCAGAGGCAG aatgaggaaattgaagcaatGGCAGCTATATATGGCGAGGAATGGTGTGTCATTGATGACTGTgccaaaatattttgtattagaATTAGCGACGATATAGATGACCCCAAATGGACACTTTGCTTGCAG GTGATGCTACCGAATGAATACCCAGGTACAGCGCCACCTATTTATCAACTGAA TGCTCCTTGGCTTCAAGGGCAAGAACGTGCAGATTTATCGAATAGCCTTGAGGAAATATATAT ACAGAATATTGGTGAAAGTATTCTTTACCTGTGGGTGGAGAAAATAAGAGATGTCCTAATACAAAAATCTCAGATGACAGAACCAG GCCCAGAcgtaaagaagaaaactgaagaggaagatATTGTATGTGAAGATGATCTCATTTTAGCATGTCAACCAGAAAATCCAGTTAAAGCATTGGATTTTGATGTCAGTGAAAATCGAACAG aaatagaagAATTACCTCCGATTGATCATGGCATTCCTATCACAGACCGAAGAAGTACTTTTCAGGCACACTTGGCTCCAGTAGTTTGTCCCAAACAG ATTTTGAATGTGAGAAATGTCATGGTGGTGGTATCACGCTGGTATGGAGGGATTTTGCTAGGACCAGATCGCTTCAAACATATCAACAACTGTGCCAGAAACATTCTAGTCGAGAAGAACTACACAAGTTCACCG GAGGAATCATCTAAGACTTTGGGAAAGaacaaaaaagtaagaaaagacaAGAAGAGGAGTGAACATTAA
- the IMPACT gene encoding protein IMPACT isoform X3, giving the protein MAEGDAGSDQRQNEEIEAMAAIYGEEWCVIDDCAKIFCIRISDDIDDPKWTLCLQVMLPNEYPGTAPPIYQLKQNIGESILYLWVEKIRDVLIQKSQMTEPGPDVKKKTEEEDIVCEDDLILACQPENPVKALDFDVSENRTEIEELPPIDHGIPITDRRSTFQAHLAPVVCPKQVKMVLAKLYENKKISSATHNIYAYRIYCEDKQTFLQDCEDDGETAAGGRLLHLMEILNVRNVMVVVSRWYGGILLGPDRFKHINNCARNILVEKNYTSSPEESSKTLGKNKKVRKDKKRSEH; this is encoded by the exons ATGGCTGAGGGGGACGCAGGGAGCGACCAGAGGCAG aatgaggaaattgaagcaatGGCAGCTATATATGGCGAGGAATGGTGTGTCATTGATGACTGTgccaaaatattttgtattagaATTAGCGACGATATAGATGACCCCAAATGGACACTTTGCTTGCAG GTGATGCTACCGAATGAATACCCAGGTACAGCGCCACCTATTTATCAACTGAA ACAGAATATTGGTGAAAGTATTCTTTACCTGTGGGTGGAGAAAATAAGAGATGTCCTAATACAAAAATCTCAGATGACAGAACCAG GCCCAGAcgtaaagaagaaaactgaagaggaagatATTGTATGTGAAGATGATCTCATTTTAGCATGTCAACCAGAAAATCCAGTTAAAGCATTGGATTTTGATGTCAGTGAAAATCGAACAG aaatagaagAATTACCTCCGATTGATCATGGCATTCCTATCACAGACCGAAGAAGTACTTTTCAGGCACACTTGGCTCCAGTAGTTTGTCCCAAACAG GTGAAAATGGTTCTTGCCAAATTGTATGAGAATAAGAAAATTTCTAGTGCCACCCACAACATCTATGCATACCG AATATATTGTGAGGATAAACAGACCTTCTTACAGGACTGTGAGGATGACGGGGAAACAGCAGCTGGGGGGCGTCTTCTCCACCTCATGGAG ATTTTGAATGTGAGAAATGTCATGGTGGTGGTATCACGCTGGTATGGAGGGATTTTGCTAGGACCAGATCGCTTCAAACATATCAACAACTGTGCCAGAAACATTCTAGTCGAGAAGAACTACACAAGTTCACCG GAGGAATCATCTAAGACTTTGGGAAAGaacaaaaaagtaagaaaagacaAGAAGAGGAGTGAACATTAA
- the IMPACT gene encoding protein IMPACT isoform X5: protein MTPNGHFACSAPWLQGQERADLSNSLEEIYIQNIGESILYLWVEKIRDVLIQKSQMTEPGPDVKKKTEEEDIVCEDDLILACQPENPVKALDFDVSENRTEIEELPPIDHGIPITDRRSTFQAHLAPVVCPKQVKMVLAKLYENKKISSATHNIYAYRIYCEDKQTFLQDCEDDGETAAGGRLLHLMEILNVRNVMVVVSRWYGGILLGPDRFKHINNCARNILVEKNYTSSPEESSKTLGKNKKVRKDKKRSEH, encoded by the exons ATGACCCCAAATGGACACTTTGCTTGCAG TGCTCCTTGGCTTCAAGGGCAAGAACGTGCAGATTTATCGAATAGCCTTGAGGAAATATATAT ACAGAATATTGGTGAAAGTATTCTTTACCTGTGGGTGGAGAAAATAAGAGATGTCCTAATACAAAAATCTCAGATGACAGAACCAG GCCCAGAcgtaaagaagaaaactgaagaggaagatATTGTATGTGAAGATGATCTCATTTTAGCATGTCAACCAGAAAATCCAGTTAAAGCATTGGATTTTGATGTCAGTGAAAATCGAACAG aaatagaagAATTACCTCCGATTGATCATGGCATTCCTATCACAGACCGAAGAAGTACTTTTCAGGCACACTTGGCTCCAGTAGTTTGTCCCAAACAG GTGAAAATGGTTCTTGCCAAATTGTATGAGAATAAGAAAATTTCTAGTGCCACCCACAACATCTATGCATACCG AATATATTGTGAGGATAAACAGACCTTCTTACAGGACTGTGAGGATGACGGGGAAACAGCAGCTGGGGGGCGTCTTCTCCACCTCATGGAG ATTTTGAATGTGAGAAATGTCATGGTGGTGGTATCACGCTGGTATGGAGGGATTTTGCTAGGACCAGATCGCTTCAAACATATCAACAACTGTGCCAGAAACATTCTAGTCGAGAAGAACTACACAAGTTCACCG GAGGAATCATCTAAGACTTTGGGAAAGaacaaaaaagtaagaaaagacaAGAAGAGGAGTGAACATTAA
- the IMPACT gene encoding protein IMPACT isoform X2, which translates to MAAIYGEEWCVIDDCAKIFCIRISDDIDDPKWTLCLQVMLPNEYPGTAPPIYQLNAPWLQGQERADLSNSLEEIYIQNIGESILYLWVEKIRDVLIQKSQMTEPGPDVKKKTEEEDIVCEDDLILACQPENPVKALDFDVSENRTEIEELPPIDHGIPITDRRSTFQAHLAPVVCPKQVKMVLAKLYENKKISSATHNIYAYRIYCEDKQTFLQDCEDDGETAAGGRLLHLMEILNVRNVMVVVSRWYGGILLGPDRFKHINNCARNILVEKNYTSSPEESSKTLGKNKKVRKDKKRSEH; encoded by the exons atGGCAGCTATATATGGCGAGGAATGGTGTGTCATTGATGACTGTgccaaaatattttgtattagaATTAGCGACGATATAGATGACCCCAAATGGACACTTTGCTTGCAG GTGATGCTACCGAATGAATACCCAGGTACAGCGCCACCTATTTATCAACTGAA TGCTCCTTGGCTTCAAGGGCAAGAACGTGCAGATTTATCGAATAGCCTTGAGGAAATATATAT ACAGAATATTGGTGAAAGTATTCTTTACCTGTGGGTGGAGAAAATAAGAGATGTCCTAATACAAAAATCTCAGATGACAGAACCAG GCCCAGAcgtaaagaagaaaactgaagaggaagatATTGTATGTGAAGATGATCTCATTTTAGCATGTCAACCAGAAAATCCAGTTAAAGCATTGGATTTTGATGTCAGTGAAAATCGAACAG aaatagaagAATTACCTCCGATTGATCATGGCATTCCTATCACAGACCGAAGAAGTACTTTTCAGGCACACTTGGCTCCAGTAGTTTGTCCCAAACAG GTGAAAATGGTTCTTGCCAAATTGTATGAGAATAAGAAAATTTCTAGTGCCACCCACAACATCTATGCATACCG AATATATTGTGAGGATAAACAGACCTTCTTACAGGACTGTGAGGATGACGGGGAAACAGCAGCTGGGGGGCGTCTTCTCCACCTCATGGAG ATTTTGAATGTGAGAAATGTCATGGTGGTGGTATCACGCTGGTATGGAGGGATTTTGCTAGGACCAGATCGCTTCAAACATATCAACAACTGTGCCAGAAACATTCTAGTCGAGAAGAACTACACAAGTTCACCG GAGGAATCATCTAAGACTTTGGGAAAGaacaaaaaagtaagaaaagacaAGAAGAGGAGTGAACATTAA
- the IMPACT gene encoding protein IMPACT isoform X1, giving the protein MAEGDAGSDQRQNEEIEAMAAIYGEEWCVIDDCAKIFCIRISDDIDDPKWTLCLQVMLPNEYPGTAPPIYQLNAPWLQGQERADLSNSLEEIYIQNIGESILYLWVEKIRDVLIQKSQMTEPGPDVKKKTEEEDIVCEDDLILACQPENPVKALDFDVSENRTEIEELPPIDHGIPITDRRSTFQAHLAPVVCPKQVKMVLAKLYENKKISSATHNIYAYRIYCEDKQTFLQDCEDDGETAAGGRLLHLMEILNVRNVMVVVSRWYGGILLGPDRFKHINNCARNILVEKNYTSSPEESSKTLGKNKKVRKDKKRSEH; this is encoded by the exons ATGGCTGAGGGGGACGCAGGGAGCGACCAGAGGCAG aatgaggaaattgaagcaatGGCAGCTATATATGGCGAGGAATGGTGTGTCATTGATGACTGTgccaaaatattttgtattagaATTAGCGACGATATAGATGACCCCAAATGGACACTTTGCTTGCAG GTGATGCTACCGAATGAATACCCAGGTACAGCGCCACCTATTTATCAACTGAA TGCTCCTTGGCTTCAAGGGCAAGAACGTGCAGATTTATCGAATAGCCTTGAGGAAATATATAT ACAGAATATTGGTGAAAGTATTCTTTACCTGTGGGTGGAGAAAATAAGAGATGTCCTAATACAAAAATCTCAGATGACAGAACCAG GCCCAGAcgtaaagaagaaaactgaagaggaagatATTGTATGTGAAGATGATCTCATTTTAGCATGTCAACCAGAAAATCCAGTTAAAGCATTGGATTTTGATGTCAGTGAAAATCGAACAG aaatagaagAATTACCTCCGATTGATCATGGCATTCCTATCACAGACCGAAGAAGTACTTTTCAGGCACACTTGGCTCCAGTAGTTTGTCCCAAACAG GTGAAAATGGTTCTTGCCAAATTGTATGAGAATAAGAAAATTTCTAGTGCCACCCACAACATCTATGCATACCG AATATATTGTGAGGATAAACAGACCTTCTTACAGGACTGTGAGGATGACGGGGAAACAGCAGCTGGGGGGCGTCTTCTCCACCTCATGGAG ATTTTGAATGTGAGAAATGTCATGGTGGTGGTATCACGCTGGTATGGAGGGATTTTGCTAGGACCAGATCGCTTCAAACATATCAACAACTGTGCCAGAAACATTCTAGTCGAGAAGAACTACACAAGTTCACCG GAGGAATCATCTAAGACTTTGGGAAAGaacaaaaaagtaagaaaagacaAGAAGAGGAGTGAACATTAA